In Streptomyces sp. NBC_00341, the DNA window CCTGCGCGACGGCTGCGTGATGCACGACGGACCGCCCCCGAAGGCCCTCGGGCAGCACGCGCTGCCCGGCCACGACCACGTACACCCCCACGCGGCTTCCGAGCCCGTCCGGACGGGACTGCTGAGCTGATCATGGAATTCCTCACCCCTCCCTTCATGCAGCGGGCGCTGATCGCCGCCGTACTGGTCGGCGTCATCGCCCCCGCCGTCGGCATCTACCTGGTGCAGCGCCGGCAGGCCCTGATGGGCGACGGCATCGGCCACATCGCGATGACCGGTGTCGGCCTCGGCTTCCTGCTCTCCACCAGCCCGGTCTGGATGGCCACCGCCGTCGCCGTCGTCGGCGCGGTCGTCATGGAGCTGATCCGCTGGTACGGACGCACCCGGGGCGACATCGCGCTGGCGATGCTCTTCTACGGCGGCATGGCGGGCGGTGTCCTGCTGATCAACCTCTCCGACACCGGCTCCAACGCCAACCTCACCTCGTACCTCTTCGGCTCCCTCTCCACGGTCTCCTCGGAGGACATCACCGCGATCGGTCTGCTGGCGGCGTTCGTGCTGCTGGTGACGGTGGGGCTGCGCAGGCAGCTGTTCGCGGTCAGCCAGGACGAGGAGTTCGCCCGGGTCACCGGGCTGCCGGTGCGGGTGCTGAACCTGCTGATCGCGGTCACCGCGGCGGTCACCGTCACCGTCGCGATGCGGGTCGTCGGGCTGCTGCTGGTCAGCGCCCTGATGGTGGTCCCGGTCGCCGCCGCGCAGCAGATCAGCCGGTCCTTCAAGGTGACCTTCGTGCTCTCGGTCGTCATCGGGGTGGCGGTGACGCTGGCCGGCACCGTGACCTCGTACTACCAGGACGTACCGCCCGGGGCGACGATCGTGCTGCTGGCCATCGGCGTCTTCGTCGCGCTGACCCTGCTCGCCACTCCGCTGGGAAGAAGGCGCGCGCGCATCGGCGAATCGGCCGCGGAGCGGTGCACCCTGGAGGTACCGGCCACCCGCCGGGCCACGGACGACGTCCGCGTCTGACCGCGCGGCCGGGCCGGGCTGGCACAATGGCCCGACAAACGTACGGGCGACACGAGGAGGCTCCTGTGGCGACGGCGCCGAGCAGGGACACGAACGCGGCCCCGGTACGCGGCCGCTCGACCCGGCAGCGGACCGCGGTGGCCGCGGCGCTCGACGAGGTGGACGAGTTCCGCAGCGCCCAGGAGCTGCACGACGTGCTCAAGCACCGCGGCGACTCGGTCGGGCTGACCACGGTCTACCGCACCCTGCAGTCCCTCGCGGACGCGGGCGAGGTCGATGTACTGCGCACCACGGAGGGCGAGTCCGTCTACCGGCGGTGCTCGACCGGCGACCACCACCACCATCTGGTCTGCCGGGTGTGCGGCAAGGCCGTCGAGGTGGAGGGCCCGGCCGTGGAGCAGTGGGCGGAGACGATCGCGGCGCAGCACGGCTACGTCAACGTGGCGCACACGGTCGAGGTCTTCGGCACCTGCGCGGACTGCGCGAGTACGCAGAAGTGATCCGGGTCCGCGGGGGCGCCGCCCCCGCGGACCCGCCCGCTCAGCTGCCGTTCCCCGCCGCCTCCACCGCACCGCCGAAGCGCCGGTCGCGCTGGGCGAATTCGAGGCAGGCGCGCCACAGGTCGCGGCGGTCGAAGTCCGGCCACAGCACGTCCTGGAAGACCATCTCGGCGTAGGCGCTCTGCCAGATCAGGTAGTTGGACGTGCGCTGCTCGCCGCTCGGGCGGACGAAGAGGTCGACGTCCGGCATGTCCGGGTAGTAGGTGTACTTCGCGAAGGTCTTCTCGTTGACCTTCGACGGGTCGAGCTTCCCGGCCGCGACGTCCTGGGCGATCCGCTGCGCGGCGTCGGCGATCTCGGCCCGGCCGCCGTAGTTGACGCAGAAGTACAGCGTCATCTTGTCGTTGTCCTTGGTCTGCTCCTGGGCGACCTGGAGCTCCTGGACTACGGACTTCCACAGCTTCGGCATGCGGCCGACCCAGCGGATCCGGATGCCGAGCTCGTCCATCTCGTCGCGGCGGCGGCGGATGACGTCCCGGTTGAAGTTCATCAGGAACTTCACCTCGTCCGGGGACCGCTTCCAGTTCTCGGTGGAGAAGGCGTACAGCGAAAGGTTCTTGACGCCCATCTCGATGCAGCCCTTGAGCACGTCCATGACGACGCCCTCACCGACCTTGTGGCCCTCGGTGCGCGGCAGCCCGCGCTCCTTGGCCCAGCGGCCGTTGCCGTCCATCACCACGGCGACGTGCTTGGGCACCAGCTCACCGGGGATCTTCGGCGGCACGGCACCGGACGGGTGCGGCTCCGGGGTCTTGTGGTCGCGCCGGTTACGGCCGCCGAGGATTCCGCGTACTGCCATGAGCTTCTCAGTCTCCCTGTGTCACTTTTCCACGTACCGCAGCGAGCGCAGCCCGCGCTCCAGATGCCAGTGCAGATAGGCGGACACCAGCCCGCTCCCCTCCCTGACGTGACGCGCCTCGCACGCGTCCGCCGTCTCCCAGTCGCCGGTGAGCAGTGCGCTCAGCAGGGTGACGGCCTCCGCCGAGGGTACGACGCTGCCCGGTACCCGGCAGTCGCCGCATATGACGCCGCCCGCCGCGACGGAGAAGAACCGGTTCGGTCCGGGCATTCCGCACCGGGCGCAGCCGTCGAAGCTGGGGGCGTAGCCGTTGACGGCGAGGGAGCGCAGCAGGAAGGCGTCGAGGATGAGGTGGGGGTCGTGCTCGCCGCGGGACAGCGTGCGCAGTCCGCCCACCAGGAGCAGGTACTGCTGGACGGCGGGTTCGCCCTCGTGGTCGGTGAAGCGCTCCGCGGTCTCCAGCATCGCGGTGCCGGCGGTGTAGCGCCCGTAGTCGGTGACGATCCCGCCGCCGTAGGGGGCGATGGTCTCGCTCTGGGTGCAGAGCGGCAGGCCGCGGCCGATGAGCTCGCTGCCCCGGGCGAAGAACTGCACGTCGACGTGGGAGAACGGTTCGAGGCGGGCCCCGAACTTCGACTTCGTGCGCCGTACGCCGCGTGCGACGGCCCGTACCCGGCCGTGGCCGCGGGTCAGGATCGTGATGATCCGGTCGGCCTCGCCCAGCTTCTGCGTGCGGAGCACCACGCCGTCGTCCCGGAACAAGCTCATGGCTCCATTGTCCGGTACGCGGGTGGCCCGCCGGGTCCGGCCCCTCGGCCCGGGCCGCTCAGTTTCCGGCCGCCCCGCCACCGGCGGCCACGACCAGCCCGGATTCGTAGGCGATGATCACCAGCTGGGCGCGGTCGCGGGCGCCGAGTCTGCCCATGATCCGGCTGACGTGGGTCTTGGCGGTGAGCGGGCTGAGGCCGAGGGTCTCGGCGATCTCGGTGTTGTTCAGACCGCGTGCGACGAGGCCGAGGACCTGGCGTTCGCGGTCTGTGAGCGCCTCGGGGCCGCCGGGTCCGGAGGCGGGCGGGGCGCTGGGGGCGCTGAGGACCCGGGCGATCAGCCGGGCGGTCGGGCCGGGTGAGAGCAGGGCCTCGCCCGCGGCCACCGTCTTGATGGCGGCGAGCAGATCGGCGGGCCGGGTGTCCTTGACCAGGAAGCCGGAGGCGCCCGCGCGCAGCGCCTCGACGACGTGCTCGTCGGTGTCGTACGTGGTCAGGACCAGCACCTTGACCCCGGCGAGGTCCTCGTCGGCGGCGATGCGGCGGGTCGCCCCGATGCCGTCGAGTTCGGGCATCCGGATGTCCATGACGACCAGGTCGGCCCGTTCGGAGCGGGCGAGGGCGACCGCTTCGAGGCCGTTGGCGGCCTGGCCGACGACCTCCATGTCCGGGTCGGAGCCGACGAGCATCGCGAACGCGGCCCGCACGAGCGTCTGGTCGTCGGCGAGCAGTACGCGGATCATGAGAGGGTCTCCGGTTCGTGTTTCTGGACGGGCAGCAGCGCGGACACCTCGAAGCCGCCACCGGGGCGGGGACCGGCGTCCAGGGTGCCACCGGTACTGCGGGCCCGTTCCCGCATGCCGACGATGCCGAACCCGGGCGCGGAGCCGTCGTCCACCGGTCCGGTGCCGTCGTCGGTGACGGTGACGCGCAGGGCGCCGGCGGCGGGCTCCACGACGACGCCGACGCGGACGCCGGTGCCCGCGTGCCGTACGGCGTTCGTGAGGGACTCCTGCACGATCCGGTAGGCGGCCGCTCCGGTCGCCGGGGCGAGCCGGCCCTCCGGCTGGTGCACCCGGAGGTCCACATGGGCCCCGGCCGCCTCCGCGGCGCGTACGAGGCCGGGCAGCGCGGCCAGGTCGGGCACCGGTCCGTCGGCGTCGTCGCGGCCCGCGTGCCCGGTGTCGCGCAGCACCTGGAGGGTGGTGCGCAGTTCGGCGCGGGCCTCCCGGCAGGTGCCGGCGATGTCGTCCAGCGAGGCGGCGACCGCCTTCCGGTCGAGCCGGTCCGGGTCGACGGTGAGGATGTGCGAGGCGACCGAGGTCTGCACGCCGATCAGGGTGATGCTGTGGGCCAGCAGGTCGTGCAGGTCGCGGGCGATCCGCAGCCGTTCCTCCGCGACCCGCCGCCGGGCCTCCTCCTCACGGGTCCGCTCGGCCCGTTCGGCGCGTTCGAGGACCGAGGCGACGTACTGGCGGTAGATGCGCACGTCCACCCCGCAGAACAGCACCGCGACGATCCAGCCGGAGATCCGCAGCAGTTCGAGCCCGTCGTGCGTGCTGATGCCGAGCACCACGGTCATCATCGCGGCCATCACGGCGATGCCGGTGAGCAGGGTGCGCAGCGGGCGGCCGGTCACGGCCACGGTGTAGAGCGCGATCCAGGTCTGCGGCATCGTGGCCGTGTGGTCGTTGTCGAGGCCGTGGTAGAGCGCCAGCAGCGGGACCATGGCGGCCACCACGAGCACGGGTGCGCGCCGCCGCCAGCCGAGGGCGACCGCGCTCGCCGCCAGCAGCAGCCAGCCGAGCGCGTCGGGCGGCCGGCCGCCGAACAGGGCGAGGGCGGCGGAGAGCGCACCGGCGCCCACGGCTACGAGGGCGTCGGTGCGGGTGCGGTGCGGCGCGTGCATGGGGTCGCGGTTGACGACGGCCAGGACGCGCTCGCGACGGCGCGTGGTTCGGGACACGCGGCCATCCTCCGGTACGGGGCGGGGCACTGTCAGGGCGCCCGGAGGAGTTCCGGTTCCTGCGGCGCGGCGGGTGGGGCGGGCGTCCGGCTGAGCGCCCCCGGCCACCACATCCGGCGCTGCAGGGCCACGGCGGCCGAGGTGACGAGGTAGGTGCGGACGAGGAAGGTGTCCAGGAGCACGCCGACGGCGATGACGAAGCCCATCTCCACCAGGCCGGTCAGCGGCATGTTCGTCAGGACGGCGAAGGTGGCGGCGAGCACCAGGCCGGCGGAGGCGATCACTCCGCCGGTGGTGCGCAGGGCGGTGAGCGCGGCGGCGGTCGGTTCGGCGCCGGCCAGGGCCTCCTCGCGTACCCGGTGCATCAGGAAGATGCCGTAGTCGACGCCGAGCGCCACCAGGAAGACGAAGGACAGCAGCGGCAGTCCGGGGTCGGTGCCCTTGAGTCCGAGGATCGGTTCGAAGAGCAGTCCGCCGATGCCGAGCGCGGCGCCCCAGACGGCGACGACGGCGGCGACGAGGAGCAGCGGGGCGACGAGGCTGCGCAGCAGGACGATCAGGATGAGCAGAACGGAGAGCAGGACGAGCGGGACGACGGTGCGCAGGTCGCGGGAGCTGGATCGCTCCAGGTCCATCTGCTGGGCGCCGGGGCCGCCGACGTGGGCCCCGTCCAGGCCCGTGCGCAGGGCGTTGACGGTGTTCCGCTCCCCCGCGGACTCGGGTGCGTCCCTGGCGACGACGGACAGTTCGGTCCAGCCGCCGCCGCTGCGGCCGCGCTCCGCGGAGGCGACCCCGTCGGTGGCGCGGGCCCGGTCCAGGGTCTCGTCGGCCCGGCCGGTGGGTGCGAGCACGGTGATCGGCTGGCTGGAGCGGCCGGGGTAGGCGTCGGCGAGTGTCTCCATGGCGGCGACCGAGTCCGGTTTGCTGGTGAAGGAGTCCTCCAGTTTGAGGTCGCCGGGCCTGCTGAACACGCCGAGCGACAGCGCGCCCAGCAGTACCCCGCCGGTCACCAGCACCGCGACGGGCCGGCGGCCGGCCGATCCGCCCATGACGGCGAAGAGCGAGCGCCGGCGCACGGGTTCGCCGCCGTACGCCGGCACGAGCGGCCAGAACACCCGGCGGCCCAGGAGCACCAGGAGCGCGGGAAGCAGCGTCAGCATGGCCAGGAGCGCGCACAGCACCCCGACGGCGGCGATGGGTCCCATTCCCCGGCTACTGGTGAGATCGGCCGCCAGAAGGCACAGGAGGCCCGCCGCAACGGTGGCGGAGGAGGCCACGACGGCGGGGCCGCAGCCGCGCAGGGCTGCCGCCATCGCTTCCTGCGGCCGGGCGTGGCGGGTGAGCTCCTCCCGGTAGCGGGAGACCAGCAGGAGCGCGTAGTCGGTGCCGGCGCCGAAGACGAGGATGGTCATCACGGCGGAGCTCTGGCCGGTGACGGTGATGTCGAAGCCCCGGTTGAGTCCGTGGACGACGGCCATCGAGAGGGCGTCGGCGACGCCCGCGACGGCCAGGGGCACCAGCCAGAGCAGCGGGCTGCGGTAGATCAGGATCAGCAGGATCGCGACGACGGCGACGGTGGTGTAGAGCAGCGGGCCGCCGAGCGAGCCGTATACCTTCTGCGCGTCGGTGTTCATCGCGCCCGGACCGCCGACCCGGACGCTCAGCCCGTCGCCGCCCTTGGCGGTCTCGCGCACCTCGTCGACGAACGCGGTCCGGGCGTCGTCGTCCTGGCCGGGCTCGGTGGTGGAGACGGGGTACATCAGGGTCGTGCCGTCCTCTGAGGGGACGGCGCGCGGGGGCGCGGTGAGGGTGTGGTCCGCGGCCACCCGGGCGGACTGCCGGGCTGCCTCCGTGCGGTCGGCCGGGGTCAGCCCGGCGTCGCGGTGGTAGACGAGGACGAGGTCGGTGGACTCGCCGCCGGGCAGCGCTTCCTGGATCTTCGCCACCTGCGTGGAGTCGGCGCTCGCCGGCAGGTAGTCCACGGCGTGGTTGGCCTGTACGTCCGAGAGCTTCCCGGCGAGGGGTCCGGCGATCGCGATGACGGCGACCCAGAGCGCGACGACCGCCCAGGGCAGCTTCCGCCACCGGCTCCACGCCCGCGGCCCTGCCGGTCCGCCCCTGTCCTGCGTTGCGGCCCGCATACGGGCCCCCTTCCGTCGGGGTGTCTGGATTCATGTCCAGACTCCCGTCGGGCCGGGGGCGCATCATCGCGCCGGAGACCGACATCCCCGTTACTGCCGGGGAGGGTGCCGTGCGCCGGCGTACTCCCTCGGGAGTAACGGCCGGTGGGGGCGGGGGGCGTTCAGGAGGGCGTACGCGCCGCCGCGGCGAGCAGCCGGGCCGTGTCCTGCGCGCAGAGCTGGAGCGCGCCGCCGACGGTGGTCAGCACCTCGCGTTCGGCCTGGCTGTACGGGCCGTCGGCGAGCGCGATCCTGGCGCCCTGGAGCAGAATCGATTCGCGGCCGGTCTGGGCCAGGTGCGGGGCGAGCGGCTCCAGCGCCTCGTGGAGCTCGATGGCGAGGGCCGCGCCGCACGCCTCCGCGGCCGGGTCGAACGCCGAGCCGTGGCCGATGTCGACGGAGAGGACCTCGACGACGGTGGCGAGCTGCTCCTGCGTGCAGCCGTCGAACCCGGCGCCGCGCACGGTGGCGACGGCGGTCTCCAGGACCGTGCGGGAGGTGGTCCCGCCGGCCGCCAGGACGCCGAGCGCGACGGTGTGGACGCCGTCCTTGAGCATCGCGGAGAACCGGGTGGTGGTGGGGTGGTCGAGTGTGTCGGTGCCGAAGTGGTCGTGGCACGCGGCGCATTCGACGACCGGGCCCACGGTGCCGCGCCGCAGCAGCGGTACGCCGAGGAAGGTGAACCGGCGACGTCCGGTGAGGCGGCGGTAGTTGCGGTCGCCTCCGCAGCCGGTGCAGAAGAACTCGCCGTCCCCGACGGTGTCCCACATCGTACGGATGCCGCAGATACGCAGCTTCATGGCGCGTTGTCCCAGGGCTGACCGCACGTCGCACACCTCCGTAACTCCCCCGTAGCCCTGCGGACACGGGAGGTACCAACGCGGCAACATTGCCGTGTTGGACGTGATGTTAACCACATCCGTGAAGCGGCGTCAGCATCTCGCCCGTCACAACCACCCCGAGATGGCCGAACCCCGCCTCCCGGATGCGGGAGGCGGGGTTCACGGACCGTACTGATTCATGCCCTTTCGGGCGGGCGGGTCAGCGGGTGGCGCGGTTGACCGCCGAGACGACCGCCTTCAGCGAGGCCCGGGTGGTGTTGGCGTCGATGCCGATGCCCCACAGGACCTTTCCGTCGATCGCGCACTCGATGTACGAGGCGGCCTGGGCGCTCGCGCCCTCGCTCATCGTGTGCTCGGTGTAGTCCAGCAGCCGGGCGTCGATGCCGATGGCCTGCAGCGCCTCGAAGAACGCCGAGATCGGGCCGTTCCCGGTGCCGGTGAGCACGGTGTCCGCGCCGTCCACGGTCGCCTCGACGGTGATCGTGTCCTGACCGTCGGACCCGATGGTGCTCTGGCCGGAGCGGATCTGTACGCGCCCCCACTGAGCCGCGGCGTTGCCCGGGTTGGGCAGGTACTCGTCCTGGAACGTGGTCCAGATCTGCGTCGGAGTGACCTCGCCGCCCTCGGCGTCGGTCTTGGCCTGAATGATCCGGGAGTACTCGATCTGCATCCGGCGCGGCAGGTCCAGCTTGTGGTCGTTCTTCAGGACGTACGCGATTCCGCCCTTGCCGGACTGCGAGTTGACCCGGATGACGGCCTCGTAGGAGCGGCCGACGTCCTTCGGGTCGATCGGCAGGTACGGCACCGCCCACTCCAGGTCATCGACCGTCTTGCCCTGGGCGGCCGCGTCGGCCTCCATGGCGTCGAAGCCCTTCTTGATGGCGTCCTGGTGGGAGCCGGAGAAGGCGGTGTAGACCAGGTCGCCCGCGTAGGGGTGGCGCGGGTGGACCTCCATCTGGTTGCAGTACTCGCTGGTGCGGCGGATCTCGTCGATCTGCGAGAAGTCGATCTGCGGGTCGACGCCCTGTGAGAAGAGGTTCATGCCCAGCGTGACCAGGTCGACGTTGCCGGTGC includes these proteins:
- a CDS encoding metal ABC transporter permease, with amino-acid sequence MEFLTPPFMQRALIAAVLVGVIAPAVGIYLVQRRQALMGDGIGHIAMTGVGLGFLLSTSPVWMATAVAVVGAVVMELIRWYGRTRGDIALAMLFYGGMAGGVLLINLSDTGSNANLTSYLFGSLSTVSSEDITAIGLLAAFVLLVTVGLRRQLFAVSQDEEFARVTGLPVRVLNLLIAVTAAVTVTVAMRVVGLLLVSALMVVPVAAAQQISRSFKVTFVLSVVIGVAVTLAGTVTSYYQDVPPGATIVLLAIGVFVALTLLATPLGRRRARIGESAAERCTLEVPATRRATDDVRV
- a CDS encoding Fur family transcriptional regulator — its product is MATAPSRDTNAAPVRGRSTRQRTAVAAALDEVDEFRSAQELHDVLKHRGDSVGLTTVYRTLQSLADAGEVDVLRTTEGESVYRRCSTGDHHHHLVCRVCGKAVEVEGPAVEQWAETIAAQHGYVNVAHTVEVFGTCADCASTQK
- a CDS encoding isoprenyl transferase, which produces MAVRGILGGRNRRDHKTPEPHPSGAVPPKIPGELVPKHVAVVMDGNGRWAKERGLPRTEGHKVGEGVVMDVLKGCIEMGVKNLSLYAFSTENWKRSPDEVKFLMNFNRDVIRRRRDEMDELGIRIRWVGRMPKLWKSVVQELQVAQEQTKDNDKMTLYFCVNYGGRAEIADAAQRIAQDVAAGKLDPSKVNEKTFAKYTYYPDMPDVDLFVRPSGEQRTSNYLIWQSAYAEMVFQDVLWPDFDRRDLWRACLEFAQRDRRFGGAVEAAGNGS
- the recO gene encoding DNA repair protein RecO, with the translated sequence MSLFRDDGVVLRTQKLGEADRIITILTRGHGRVRAVARGVRRTKSKFGARLEPFSHVDVQFFARGSELIGRGLPLCTQSETIAPYGGGIVTDYGRYTAGTAMLETAERFTDHEGEPAVQQYLLLVGGLRTLSRGEHDPHLILDAFLLRSLAVNGYAPSFDGCARCGMPGPNRFFSVAAGGVICGDCRVPGSVVPSAEAVTLLSALLTGDWETADACEARHVREGSGLVSAYLHWHLERGLRSLRYVEK
- a CDS encoding response regulator transcription factor → MIRVLLADDQTLVRAAFAMLVGSDPDMEVVGQAANGLEAVALARSERADLVVMDIRMPELDGIGATRRIAADEDLAGVKVLVLTTYDTDEHVVEALRAGASGFLVKDTRPADLLAAIKTVAAGEALLSPGPTARLIARVLSAPSAPPASGPGGPEALTDRERQVLGLVARGLNNTEIAETLGLSPLTAKTHVSRIMGRLGARDRAQLVIIAYESGLVVAAGGGAAGN
- a CDS encoding sensor histidine kinase, which encodes MHAPHRTRTDALVAVGAGALSAALALFGGRPPDALGWLLLAASAVALGWRRRAPVLVVAAMVPLLALYHGLDNDHTATMPQTWIALYTVAVTGRPLRTLLTGIAVMAAMMTVVLGISTHDGLELLRISGWIVAVLFCGVDVRIYRQYVASVLERAERAERTREEEARRRVAEERLRIARDLHDLLAHSITLIGVQTSVASHILTVDPDRLDRKAVAASLDDIAGTCREARAELRTTLQVLRDTGHAGRDDADGPVPDLAALPGLVRAAEAAGAHVDLRVHQPEGRLAPATGAAAYRIVQESLTNAVRHAGTGVRVGVVVEPAAGALRVTVTDDGTGPVDDGSAPGFGIVGMRERARSTGGTLDAGPRPGGGFEVSALLPVQKHEPETLS
- a CDS encoding MMPL family transporter, producing the protein MRAATQDRGGPAGPRAWSRWRKLPWAVVALWVAVIAIAGPLAGKLSDVQANHAVDYLPASADSTQVAKIQEALPGGESTDLVLVYHRDAGLTPADRTEAARQSARVAADHTLTAPPRAVPSEDGTTLMYPVSTTEPGQDDDARTAFVDEVRETAKGGDGLSVRVGGPGAMNTDAQKVYGSLGGPLLYTTVAVVAILLILIYRSPLLWLVPLAVAGVADALSMAVVHGLNRGFDITVTGQSSAVMTILVFGAGTDYALLLVSRYREELTRHARPQEAMAAALRGCGPAVVASSATVAAGLLCLLAADLTSSRGMGPIAAVGVLCALLAMLTLLPALLVLLGRRVFWPLVPAYGGEPVRRRSLFAVMGGSAGRRPVAVLVTGGVLLGALSLGVFSRPGDLKLEDSFTSKPDSVAAMETLADAYPGRSSQPITVLAPTGRADETLDRARATDGVASAERGRSGGGWTELSVVARDAPESAGERNTVNALRTGLDGAHVGGPGAQQMDLERSSSRDLRTVVPLVLLSVLLILIVLLRSLVAPLLLVAAVVAVWGAALGIGGLLFEPILGLKGTDPGLPLLSFVFLVALGVDYGIFLMHRVREEALAGAEPTAAALTALRTTGGVIASAGLVLAATFAVLTNMPLTGLVEMGFVIAVGVLLDTFLVRTYLVTSAAVALQRRMWWPGALSRTPAPPAAPQEPELLRAP
- a CDS encoding TerB family tellurite resistance protein — protein: MKLRICGIRTMWDTVGDGEFFCTGCGGDRNYRRLTGRRRFTFLGVPLLRRGTVGPVVECAACHDHFGTDTLDHPTTTRFSAMLKDGVHTVALGVLAAGGTTSRTVLETAVATVRGAGFDGCTQEQLATVVEVLSVDIGHGSAFDPAAEACGAALAIELHEALEPLAPHLAQTGRESILLQGARIALADGPYSQAEREVLTTVGGALQLCAQDTARLLAAAARTPS